One Mangrovimonas cancribranchiae DNA segment encodes these proteins:
- the aroB gene encoding 3-dehydroquinate synthase translates to MISIKTNNCDIHFNKSCYTHLNKYLSSNNISKVFLLVDENTHNTCLPYFLGHVETDLPIEIIEIESGEEHKNIETCLGVWKALTELDADRKSLMINLGGGVITDIGGFIASTYKRGITYINVPTSLLAMVDASIGGKTGVDLGGLKNQIGVINSGDMVLIDTTFLRSLPENQMRSGIAEMLKHGLIQDEKHWNAFKKLESMTQEEFDTLIYESILIKKAVVEEDPNELGLRKILNFGHTLGHAIETYFLNNTEKEALLHGEAIAIGMIMESYISTKQEELPKTAAIDIKETILKLFGHVNIGDNDVTPIIDLLKYDKKNEHGNINFVLLENISQPKIDCQVETSLLHEAFQFYSS, encoded by the coding sequence ATGATTTCAATAAAAACCAATAATTGCGATATACATTTTAACAAGTCTTGTTACACTCATTTAAATAAGTACCTATCTAGTAATAACATCTCTAAAGTGTTTCTTTTGGTTGATGAAAACACTCACAATACATGTTTACCTTATTTTTTAGGACATGTAGAAACAGACTTACCTATAGAAATTATAGAGATTGAATCTGGCGAAGAACATAAAAATATAGAAACGTGTTTAGGTGTTTGGAAGGCGTTAACCGAACTTGATGCCGACAGAAAAAGCCTTATGATAAATCTTGGTGGTGGTGTAATAACTGACATTGGCGGATTTATTGCCTCTACTTATAAACGTGGTATTACCTATATTAATGTTCCAACATCCTTACTAGCTATGGTAGATGCCTCTATTGGTGGGAAAACGGGTGTTGATCTTGGCGGACTTAAAAATCAAATTGGTGTTATTAATTCTGGTGATATGGTTTTAATAGACACTACTTTTTTAAGAAGTCTTCCGGAAAATCAAATGCGATCTGGTATTGCAGAAATGTTAAAACATGGATTAATTCAAGATGAAAAACACTGGAATGCTTTTAAGAAATTGGAAAGCATGACACAAGAAGAGTTTGATACATTAATTTACGAATCTATCCTTATAAAAAAAGCCGTTGTTGAAGAAGATCCTAACGAGTTAGGACTAAGAAAAATACTAAACTTTGGCCATACACTTGGCCATGCTATAGAAACGTATTTTTTAAACAATACCGAAAAAGAAGCCTTATTGCATGGCGAAGCTATTGCCATTGGTATGATTATGGAAAGTTATATTTCTACCAAACAAGAAGAGTTACCTAAAACCGCTGCTATAGATATAAAAGAAACCATTCTTAAACTATTTGGCCATGTTAATATTGGTGACAATGATGTTACTCCTATAATAGATCTTTTAAAATATGATAAAAAGAATGAACACGGAAACATTAATTTTGTGCTATTAGAAAATATTAGTCAACCAAAAATAGATTGCCAAGTAGAGACCTCTTTATTACATGAAGCGTTTCAATTTTACAGCTCATAA
- a CDS encoding 4Fe-4S dicluster domain-containing protein has protein sequence MAIIITDECINCGACEPECPNTAIYEGADDWRYSDGTSLEGDVVLPNGNAVNADNAQEPISDEIYYIVPDKCTECQGFHEEPQCAAVCPVDCCVPDEDHVETEEVLLGKQAFMHPDD, from the coding sequence ATGGCAATAATAATAACTGATGAATGCATAAATTGTGGAGCCTGCGAGCCCGAATGTCCTAATACTGCAATTTATGAAGGTGCTGATGATTGGCGTTACTCAGACGGTACAAGTCTAGAAGGTGATGTGGTATTACCTAATGGCAATGCTGTTAATGCTGACAATGCTCAGGAACCAATTAGCGATGAGATTTACTACATCGTCCCGGATAAATGTACCGAATGTCAAGGCTTCCATGAAGAGCCACAATGTGCAGCTGTATGTCCTGTAGATTGTTGTGTTCCAGACGAGGATCATGTAGAAACTGAAGAAGTGCTGCTTGGTAAACAAGCATTTATGCATCCAGATGACTAA
- a CDS encoding DegT/DnrJ/EryC1/StrS family aminotransferase gives MAINESKLNSRIWLSPPHMSGYEQEFIEEAFKLNWIAPLGPNVNGFENDIEVYLNQNRHVTALSSGTAAIHLALHIIGVKAKDEVICQTKTFVASVNPVKYLGATPILVDSEKETWNICPKLLEQAIIDRINKGKKPKAIIAINLYGMPYNTMQIETISKKYNIPIIEDSAEAFGSEVYGRKCGTFGDFSILSFNGNKIITTSGGGALITSSKKLKEKAVFLATQAKEDGNEYIHKTLGYNYRMSNIIAGIGRGQMRVLDNYVSLRRRNYKYYQQNLCHIKAITFLNEPKGFTSNRWLTCILLDNENTRNNLLKLLNDHNIEARPSWKPMHLQPLYKNVPTYLNGVSEELYKKGLCLPSGSNLTKNDLKRIVNLIKSYFGEA, from the coding sequence ATGGCTATTAATGAATCTAAGTTGAATTCTAGAATTTGGTTATCACCACCACACATGAGTGGATACGAGCAAGAATTCATTGAAGAAGCATTTAAATTAAATTGGATTGCACCTTTAGGACCTAACGTTAATGGTTTTGAAAACGATATTGAAGTTTACTTAAACCAAAACCGACATGTTACCGCCCTAAGCTCTGGTACAGCTGCTATTCATTTAGCTTTACACATTATTGGTGTAAAAGCTAAAGATGAAGTGATATGCCAAACAAAAACATTTGTAGCTTCGGTAAATCCAGTAAAATATTTAGGTGCTACTCCTATTTTAGTTGATAGCGAAAAAGAAACTTGGAATATATGCCCTAAGCTTCTTGAACAAGCTATAATAGATAGAATTAATAAAGGAAAAAAACCAAAAGCTATTATTGCAATAAATTTATATGGTATGCCTTATAATACAATGCAAATAGAAACCATTTCAAAAAAATATAATATTCCTATTATAGAAGATAGTGCCGAAGCCTTTGGAAGTGAAGTTTATGGAAGAAAATGTGGGACTTTTGGCGATTTTTCAATACTATCATTTAATGGGAATAAAATTATAACAACTTCTGGAGGTGGCGCTTTAATAACATCATCTAAAAAACTTAAAGAAAAAGCCGTTTTCCTAGCAACTCAAGCTAAAGAAGATGGAAATGAATACATCCACAAAACTCTTGGCTACAATTACCGTATGTCTAATATTATTGCTGGAATAGGACGCGGTCAAATGAGAGTTCTTGACAATTATGTGTCGTTAAGAAGAAGAAATTATAAATACTATCAACAAAATCTATGTCATATTAAAGCCATTACATTTTTAAATGAGCCTAAAGGATTTACATCAAACAGATGGTTAACATGTATACTTCTTGATAATGAAAACACAAGAAACAACTTGTTAAAACTTTTAAACGATCATAATATTGAAGCTAGACCATCTTGGAAACCAATGCACCTTCAGCCCTTATATAAAAATGTTCCAACATATCTTAATGGTGTCTCAGAAGAGTTATATAAAAAAGGCTTATGCCTACCAAGCGGCTCTAACCTAACTAAAAACGATTTAAAAAGAATCGTTAATTTAATTAAATCTTACTTTGGAGAAGCTTAA
- a CDS encoding polysaccharide biosynthesis/export family protein produces the protein MKLFNPKNIKHIVSLLTIALLTSCATTKDLTYFQDEPLSEYHEIEFNTDIFYKPNDKLSIIVSSIDPQASRPFNLPIISEGRSEIITQGSSKMQTYLVDRNGNIQFPVIGEFKIGGLSRTEATQQLKEQLKEYLKDPIVNIRIVNFTVTILGEVRNPGTFVLEDEKISLNEALGYAGDLTIHGRRDNVLLIRENNGKKEYAQFDLTSISVLNSISYYLEQDDIIYVSPNKAKVRSSSYNQNAVVIISAVAALTSIVGLFVN, from the coding sequence ATGAAACTATTTAACCCAAAAAACATTAAACACATAGTAAGTTTATTAACCATTGCTCTACTTACCTCTTGTGCAACAACAAAAGATCTTACTTATTTTCAAGATGAACCTCTATCAGAGTATCATGAAATAGAATTTAATACCGATATATTTTATAAACCTAACGATAAGCTATCTATTATTGTATCATCTATAGATCCACAAGCTTCCAGACCGTTTAATTTACCTATAATTTCTGAAGGACGTTCAGAAATTATAACTCAAGGAAGCTCTAAAATGCAAACCTATTTAGTAGATAGAAACGGTAACATTCAATTTCCTGTTATTGGCGAATTTAAAATTGGAGGACTTAGCAGAACAGAAGCAACTCAACAATTAAAAGAACAACTAAAAGAATATTTAAAAGATCCTATTGTAAACATAAGGATTGTAAACTTTACAGTAACTATACTTGGTGAAGTACGTAACCCAGGAACCTTCGTTTTAGAAGATGAAAAAATTTCGCTTAATGAAGCTTTAGGATACGCAGGAGATCTTACTATACATGGAAGAAGAGATAATGTATTATTGATAAGGGAAAATAATGGTAAAAAAGAATATGCTCAGTTCGATTTAACATCTATTAGTGTTTTAAACTCAATTAGTTATTATTTAGAGCAAGACGATATTATCTATGTTTCACCAAACAAAGCAAAAGTTAGATCGTCCTCCTATAATCAAAATGCTGTTGTAATAATATCTGCAGTAGCAGCTCTTACTAGTATTGTTGGTCTATTTGTAAATTAA
- a CDS encoding polysaccharide biosynthesis tyrosine autokinase: MKTKTTNQNEHFRDIVDPYINKWKLIVFCVIVAITLAYVYLRYATYQYKANAIIQIKNDRQTTKLPELSSLQNYGLFKKDLNNVLDEAEIIASKTLIEQAVKELRFNIQYYVEGRIQKHEVYINPPLNINFSATDSILFQVDTIMNVKIQSPNKFLLKGATQNTKFWETNDQSTEEQGTEYSFGEAIETGFGEITITPNIGQYAVKTGSNITIKISPINKIVGHYKGNLTVETKEYSSIIKLSVNDNNKDKAAQFLSKLIEVYNKDVVKDKQKVVEITSEFINSRLKVVSEELGEVDLTAETIQKKNRLTDLATQSNIFLQNERENETKIIKTTNQIQLIDYMENYVDENSSTGDLLPSNIGIEDNSIAEITRRHNDLVLERNRLLEHSSEKNPTVQNLTNQINELKTNLEQNLSNIRSSNKITLNALNEKANKISGQIYSTPTKQRQFRDTQRQQSIKESLYLFLLQKREEAAISHGITSPNAKVVDDGNASSTPVSPIKPIVYLSALILGASLPIGLIYLFQLLDSKVHTIKDVKKAIDVPYLGDIPKSSKKNQLISKVDYSSKAEAFRMIRTNLDFMLQDIKDRAKIIFVTSTTSQEGKSHTSINLASSLSFSDKKVLLIETDIRVPKATNYLNINNDLGITNFIGNKTLTPKDVTVKVKDNDNLDVIPSGIIPPNPSELLMSNRVAELFDTVKNEYDYIIVDTAAVGLVTDTLLISKYADMFVYVIRANYIDKRQLHIAQTMYNEKRLPNMAILLNGVNQKKGTNYAYGYGKKPSSKKTWWKFSS; the protein is encoded by the coding sequence ATGAAAACAAAAACCACCAATCAAAACGAACATTTTCGTGATATAGTAGATCCTTATATTAATAAGTGGAAACTAATAGTTTTTTGCGTTATTGTTGCCATTACACTAGCTTACGTATATTTAAGATACGCCACTTATCAATATAAAGCTAATGCTATAATTCAAATAAAAAACGATAGACAAACCACTAAATTACCAGAACTATCATCCTTACAAAACTACGGCTTATTTAAAAAAGACTTAAACAACGTACTTGATGAAGCAGAAATTATAGCTTCGAAAACACTTATAGAACAAGCCGTAAAAGAGTTGCGATTTAATATTCAATACTACGTAGAAGGGAGAATACAAAAACATGAAGTATATATAAACCCTCCTTTAAATATTAATTTTAGTGCAACCGACTCCATTCTTTTTCAGGTAGATACTATAATGAATGTTAAAATTCAATCTCCCAACAAATTTCTTTTAAAAGGCGCAACACAAAACACTAAATTTTGGGAAACTAACGACCAAAGTACCGAAGAACAAGGTACGGAATACAGTTTTGGCGAAGCAATAGAAACTGGCTTTGGCGAAATAACTATTACACCAAATATTGGACAATATGCTGTGAAAACAGGATCCAACATAACAATTAAAATATCTCCAATTAATAAAATTGTTGGCCATTATAAAGGAAATTTAACGGTTGAAACAAAAGAATACTCCAGCATTATAAAGCTTTCCGTAAATGATAATAATAAAGATAAGGCTGCTCAATTTTTAAGCAAACTTATAGAAGTTTACAATAAAGATGTTGTAAAAGATAAACAAAAAGTTGTTGAAATAACTTCAGAGTTTATAAATAGTAGATTAAAAGTCGTTTCTGAAGAATTAGGAGAAGTCGATTTAACCGCAGAAACTATTCAAAAGAAAAATAGATTAACAGACTTAGCTACACAATCTAATATTTTCCTTCAAAACGAAAGAGAAAACGAAACAAAAATTATTAAAACGACCAATCAAATTCAACTCATTGACTACATGGAAAACTATGTCGATGAAAACAGTTCGACTGGAGATTTACTTCCATCAAATATTGGTATAGAAGATAACTCAATTGCAGAAATAACAAGAAGACATAACGACCTTGTTCTTGAGAGAAATAGGCTATTAGAACACTCTAGTGAAAAAAACCCAACGGTACAAAATCTTACCAATCAAATAAATGAGCTAAAAACCAACCTAGAACAAAATTTAAGTAATATTAGATCTTCTAATAAAATTACATTAAACGCACTTAACGAAAAAGCAAATAAAATTAGTGGCCAAATATACAGTACGCCAACCAAGCAACGTCAGTTTAGAGACACCCAGCGTCAACAAAGTATTAAAGAGTCTCTATACTTATTTTTACTACAAAAACGAGAAGAAGCTGCTATATCGCATGGTATAACATCTCCTAATGCTAAAGTTGTAGACGATGGTAATGCTAGCTCAACACCTGTATCACCAATTAAACCCATTGTTTACCTATCTGCACTAATACTTGGCGCTAGTTTACCTATTGGGCTAATTTATCTATTTCAGTTGTTAGACTCGAAAGTACACACAATAAAAGATGTTAAGAAAGCTATAGATGTTCCTTACTTAGGCGACATTCCAAAATCTAGTAAGAAAAATCAGCTAATATCTAAAGTAGATTATAGCTCAAAAGCTGAAGCTTTTAGAATGATAAGAACAAATCTAGACTTTATGTTACAAGATATAAAAGATAGGGCTAAAATTATATTTGTAACCTCTACCACAAGTCAAGAAGGAAAATCGCACACCTCAATAAATTTAGCTTCTTCACTTTCATTTTCAGATAAAAAAGTCCTGCTTATTGAAACAGATATTAGAGTTCCTAAAGCTACAAATTACTTGAATATTAATAACGATTTAGGAATTACCAATTTTATTGGAAATAAAACACTTACACCTAAAGATGTAACAGTAAAAGTAAAAGATAATGATAACTTAGATGTTATTCCGTCTGGTATTATTCCGCCTAATCCATCCGAATTATTAATGAGTAATCGTGTAGCAGAGTTATTTGATACTGTAAAAAATGAATATGATTATATTATAGTAGATACTGCTGCAGTTGGGTTAGTAACAGATACCTTGTTAATTAGTAAATATGCCGATATGTTTGTATATGTTATTAGAGCAAATTACATAGATAAAAGACAATTACATATAGCACAAACTATGTATAACGAAAAACGTTTACCTAATATGGCTATTTTGTTAAATGGAGTGAATCAGAAAAAAGGAACAAATTATGCTTATGGTTATGGTAAAAAACCTTCTAGTAAAAAAACTTGGTGGAAGTTTTCAAGTTAA
- a CDS encoding proline dehydrogenase family protein gives MSKRIFDNTEVAFALKSNSELNRAYYLFKMIAYEPLVKIGKWLTHFAIKAKLPVDSLIRATVFDHFCGGVNEKDCLPVIDAMYSKGVCSVLDYSVEGKANEAHFDDAMQKIVEIIKFSANKDAMPIVVFKPTGFGRFYLYQKKGEGKAFTSEEQAEWNRVVGRYDTVCRLSKEKDVEILIDAEETWMQDAADNLVTLMMKRYNTEKPIVYNTLQMYRHDRMAFLKKEHGIAKKEGYFLGYKIVRGAYMEKENDRALELGYNSPICDSKLATDVNFNTSAKYILDHIDLISVFVGTHNEESCYLVMELMEEKGISKNDNRVWFGQLYGMSDHISFNLSELGYNVAKYVPFGPVKDVLPYLIRRAEENTSVSGQTGRELTLLSIEKKRRKMLV, from the coding sequence TTGAGTAAACGTATTTTCGATAATACCGAAGTTGCTTTTGCGCTTAAAAGTAACTCCGAATTAAACAGAGCTTATTATCTGTTTAAAATGATTGCTTATGAACCACTTGTTAAAATAGGGAAGTGGTTAACGCATTTTGCCATTAAGGCTAAACTTCCTGTAGATAGTTTAATTAGAGCTACCGTTTTCGATCATTTTTGTGGCGGAGTAAACGAGAAAGATTGTTTACCTGTAATAGATGCTATGTATTCTAAAGGCGTGTGTTCAGTTTTGGATTACTCGGTTGAAGGTAAAGCCAATGAGGCTCATTTTGATGACGCCATGCAAAAGATTGTTGAAATTATAAAATTTTCAGCAAATAAAGATGCTATGCCTATTGTTGTTTTTAAACCAACTGGGTTTGGACGATTTTATCTTTATCAGAAAAAAGGTGAAGGAAAGGCGTTTACGAGCGAAGAACAAGCCGAATGGAATCGTGTTGTAGGACGTTACGATACCGTTTGTCGTTTAAGTAAAGAAAAGGATGTAGAAATCCTTATTGATGCCGAAGAAACGTGGATGCAAGATGCTGCTGATAATCTTGTAACCTTAATGATGAAGCGCTATAATACTGAAAAGCCTATTGTTTATAATACCTTGCAAATGTATCGCCATGACCGAATGGCCTTTTTAAAGAAAGAACATGGCATAGCCAAAAAAGAAGGCTATTTTTTAGGGTATAAGATTGTAAGAGGCGCTTATATGGAAAAGGAAAATGACCGTGCCTTAGAGCTTGGTTATAATTCGCCAATTTGTGATAGTAAATTAGCAACCGATGTTAATTTTAATACAAGTGCAAAATATATTTTAGATCATATAGATTTAATTTCTGTTTTTGTAGGAACCCATAATGAAGAAAGTTGTTATTTAGTTATGGAATTAATGGAAGAAAAAGGAATATCCAAGAACGATAATCGTGTGTGGTTTGGCCAATTGTATGGTATGAGCGACCATATAAGTTTTAACTTGTCTGAGCTAGGTTACAATGTGGCTAAGTATGTTCCTTTTGGCCCTGTAAAAGATGTGTTGCCATATTTAATACGCAGAGCAGAGGAGAATACCTCGGTTTCTGGACAAACAGGACGCGAATTAACATTACTATCTATAGAAAAGAAACGCCGAAAAATGCTTGTTTAA
- the ychF gene encoding redox-regulated ATPase YchF, with protein sequence MKAGIVGLPNVGKSTLFNCLSNAKAQSANFPFCTIEPNVGVVNVPDPRLSKLEEFVNPERVIPATVEIVDIAGLVKGASKGEGLGNQFLANIRETDAILHVLRCFDNDNVVHVDGSVDPIRDKETIDIELQLKDLETAEKKLDKVKRAARTGNKEAQAEETVLIKIKDGLESGISVRALEFSDEDYEEYVKPLQFITDKPVMYVCNVDEGSAVSGNAYVDKVRDTVKDENAEILVLAVGTEADINELDDYEERQMFLQDIGLEEPGASKLIRSAYKLLNQQTYFTAGVKEVRAWTVNVGASAPQAAGVIHTDFEKGFIRAEVIAYNDYVSYGSEAKVKEAGKMRVEGKNYIVKDGDIMHFLFNV encoded by the coding sequence ATGAAAGCAGGAATTGTAGGATTACCTAATGTAGGAAAATCAACGTTATTTAATTGTTTATCTAATGCCAAGGCACAGAGTGCAAACTTTCCATTTTGTACCATAGAACCTAATGTTGGTGTTGTAAATGTACCAGATCCTAGATTATCAAAACTAGAAGAGTTCGTAAACCCAGAACGTGTTATTCCTGCTACAGTAGAAATTGTAGATATCGCTGGTTTGGTAAAAGGCGCTAGTAAAGGTGAAGGTTTAGGAAATCAGTTTTTAGCTAATATTCGTGAAACCGATGCTATTTTACACGTATTACGTTGTTTTGATAATGATAATGTTGTACATGTTGATGGTAGTGTTGATCCTATACGTGATAAAGAAACTATCGATATCGAGCTTCAACTTAAAGATTTAGAAACAGCAGAAAAGAAACTAGATAAAGTAAAACGAGCAGCCAGAACAGGTAATAAAGAAGCACAAGCAGAAGAAACTGTTTTAATAAAAATTAAAGACGGTTTAGAGTCGGGAATTTCTGTTAGAGCTCTTGAATTTAGTGACGAAGATTATGAAGAATATGTAAAACCATTACAGTTTATTACCGATAAACCTGTGATGTATGTATGTAATGTAGATGAAGGTTCTGCTGTGTCTGGTAATGCTTATGTTGACAAAGTACGAGACACAGTAAAAGATGAAAATGCTGAAATTTTAGTATTAGCCGTAGGAACAGAAGCCGATATTAATGAGCTAGACGACTACGAAGAGCGTCAAATGTTTTTACAAGATATAGGACTAGAAGAACCAGGAGCTTCTAAATTAATACGTTCAGCTTATAAGCTTTTAAACCAGCAAACTTATTTTACAGCAGGTGTTAAAGAAGTTAGAGCCTGGACGGTAAACGTTGGAGCTTCAGCACCACAAGCAGCTGGTGTAATCCATACCGATTTCGAAAAAGGGTTTATTCGTGCCGAAGTTATTGCTTATAACGATTATGTAAGTTATGGTAGCGAAGCTAAAGTAAAAGAAGCTGGAAAAATGCGTGTAGAAGGAAAAAATTACATTGTAAAAGATGGCGATATTATGCATTTCTTGTTTAATGTGTAA
- a CDS encoding nucleoside-diphosphate sugar epimerase/dehydratase, producing the protein MEKLKNILRKLSNRYASKWLVLLFDLCIVGLTFFIAYIIRYNFNLDFDFKLFLKQVPFVLVAAIISFLSVNSHKGVVRFTGVNDVVNLIIGINIIATILIVSTFLSRKFNFNNTFDIPGSIIYIHLLLNVLILVGAKFVVKSIYKSIVTNIEEQKSILIYGAGTSGMITYDAVTNDPKSHYKILGFIDEDEGKIGKKINLLNVYNPKSITKEFIEKHHIDEIIISIQSINSNKLLQLTNSFFNLNLKVKIVPAVKHWIDGDLSIGQIKDINIEDLLGREPINIDNPLLIEEYTNKVILVTGAAGSIGSELVRKLTHFKFTKLILIDNAESALYNIQQELLRNNIKHVETIVSDVRNNVRLHMIFNTYKPDIVFHAAAYKHVPLMEQNPYEAVSVNIKGTKNVISNAVKHGTDKFILISTDKAVNPTNVMGATKRIAEMLICCQKEASNGKTKFIITRFGNVLGSNGSVIPLFKKQIENGGPLTVTHRDIIRYFMTIPEASQLVLEAAAMGLGYEIFVFDMGKPIRIFDLAVNMITLSGLRYPEDIDIKITGLRPGEKIFEELLIDGENTKPTYNEKIMIAKCKEIKIDKVRQSISELCALHSTTQNIEIVSKIKDIVPEYNPNNSKYDVLNIK; encoded by the coding sequence TTGGAGAAGCTTAAAAACATATTAAGAAAATTATCTAACAGATATGCTTCAAAATGGTTAGTACTCCTCTTTGATTTATGTATTGTAGGACTAACTTTTTTTATAGCCTACATAATTAGATATAATTTTAATTTAGATTTTGATTTTAAATTATTCTTAAAACAAGTTCCTTTTGTTTTAGTTGCAGCAATTATTAGTTTTCTGTCTGTTAACTCTCACAAAGGTGTTGTTCGGTTTACAGGAGTAAACGATGTTGTTAATTTAATTATAGGGATTAACATAATAGCTACAATCCTTATTGTATCTACTTTTTTAAGCCGAAAATTTAATTTTAATAATACGTTTGATATTCCTGGCTCAATAATTTACATTCATCTTTTACTTAATGTATTAATATTAGTTGGTGCTAAATTTGTTGTTAAGTCTATATACAAAAGCATTGTTACAAATATTGAGGAACAAAAGTCTATATTAATTTATGGCGCAGGAACATCTGGTATGATTACTTACGATGCTGTAACAAACGATCCTAAAAGCCATTATAAAATACTAGGATTTATAGACGAAGATGAAGGTAAAATAGGAAAAAAAATTAATCTACTTAACGTTTATAACCCTAAAAGCATTACAAAAGAGTTTATTGAAAAACATCATATCGATGAAATCATTATTTCAATACAAAGCATAAATTCAAACAAATTACTTCAATTAACAAATAGCTTTTTTAACCTAAACCTTAAGGTTAAAATTGTTCCTGCAGTTAAACACTGGATAGATGGCGATTTAAGCATTGGTCAAATAAAAGATATAAATATTGAAGATTTATTAGGTAGAGAACCTATAAATATTGACAACCCTTTACTTATTGAGGAATACACCAACAAAGTTATTTTAGTAACAGGTGCAGCAGGCTCCATAGGTAGTGAGTTGGTTAGAAAACTCACCCATTTTAAGTTTACAAAACTTATTCTTATAGATAATGCCGAATCGGCACTTTATAACATTCAACAAGAGCTTTTACGTAATAATATAAAACATGTAGAAACCATTGTCTCTGATGTAAGAAACAATGTAAGACTTCACATGATTTTTAACACATATAAACCAGATATAGTATTTCATGCAGCAGCCTATAAACACGTTCCTTTAATGGAACAAAACCCATACGAAGCTGTTAGCGTTAATATTAAAGGCACTAAAAACGTTATAAGTAATGCTGTAAAGCATGGCACAGATAAATTTATTCTAATCTCAACAGATAAAGCCGTAAACCCAACAAATGTTATGGGTGCCACAAAACGCATAGCAGAAATGCTAATATGTTGCCAAAAAGAAGCCTCCAACGGTAAAACAAAGTTTATTATCACACGGTTTGGTAATGTTTTAGGTTCCAATGGCTCAGTAATACCTTTATTTAAAAAACAAATTGAAAATGGCGGTCCTTTAACCGTTACACATCGCGATATTATTCGTTATTTTATGACAATTCCTGAAGCTAGCCAATTAGTTTTAGAAGCAGCCGCTATGGGGTTAGGATATGAAATTTTTGTTTTCGACATGGGTAAACCTATTAGAATATTTGACTTAGCTGTTAATATGATAACCCTTTCCGGTTTAAGATACCCAGAAGACATCGATATAAAAATAACAGGGTTAAGACCAGGAGAGAAAATTTTTGAAGAGTTACTTATAGATGGTGAGAACACCAAACCTACATATAACGAAAAAATAATGATAGCAAAATGTAAAGAAATAAAAATTGATAAAGTAAGACAATCTATTTCAGAGCTTTGTGCGCTACACTCTACAACCCAAAATATTGAAATTGTATCTAAAATAAAAGATATTGTGCCAGAATACAATCCTAACAACTCCAAATATGATGTTTTAAACATTAAATAA
- a CDS encoding DUF3124 domain-containing protein, translating to MKYSLIVVVCICCLLSCNETTKQTEDPLPSINWKARKTTVFADSTFVTGATYLSVYSQIYSLTEHRTHNLTATVSMRNVSPTDTVYIDKADFYDTHGDLVNSYIEFPVYLKPLETLEIVIKESDKSGGTGGNFIFNWHVPKTTHDPLFEAVMISTMGQQGLSFSTEGKRIE from the coding sequence ATGAAATATTCTTTAATCGTTGTTGTATGTATATGTTGTTTGCTTTCATGTAACGAAACTACTAAGCAAACCGAGGATCCTTTGCCATCAATTAATTGGAAAGCCAGAAAAACAACAGTATTTGCAGATTCTACATTTGTTACAGGAGCTACATATCTTTCGGTGTATTCTCAAATATATAGTCTTACCGAGCACAGGACTCACAACTTAACAGCAACGGTAAGTATGCGAAATGTAAGTCCAACAGATACAGTTTATATCGACAAAGCCGATTTTTACGATACTCATGGTGATTTAGTTAATTCATATATAGAATTTCCAGTGTACCTAAAACCACTTGAAACTTTAGAAATAGTTATTAAAGAATCTGATAAAAGTGGTGGTACAGGAGGTAACTTCATTTTTAATTGGCATGTTCCTAAAACAACTCACGATCCTTTATTTGAGGCTGTGATGATTTCTACTATGGGGCAACAAGGCTTATCGTTTTCAACAGAAGGTAAGCGTATAGAATAA